In the Setaria italica strain Yugu1 chromosome VI, Setaria_italica_v2.0, whole genome shotgun sequence genome, one interval contains:
- the LOC101785971 gene encoding uncharacterized protein LOC101785971 isoform X3: MSEALCAAWRPAPSGEGAAGAASLHPFLSRPSPPPPPPFLTPSFLSDLALVELEGSMASEGSNGKVNGSTRRVRRPPASCKRLEGIERFPNLLFTMLGFFQPLDSQSMEANQGAFCSIPCDIIYKGGEQQFQDLELKKARGIIGWGPFRGLYAWLRRPSGH, translated from the exons ATGAGCGAGGCACTGTGCGCCGCTTGGAGACCGGCGCCAAGCGGCGAaggcgccgccggtgccgcctcgctccatcccttcctctctcgcccctcgccccctcctccccctcccttccTCACTCCCTCCTTTCTCTCAGATCTAGCGCTTGTGGAACTTGAGGGCAGCATGGCAAGCGAGGGCTCCAATGGCAAGGTGAATGGGAGTACTCGCCGGGTTCGCCGTCCGCCTGCGTCGTGCAAGAGGCTGGAGGGGATCGAGCGCTTCCCCAACTTGCTATTTACTATGCTAGGGTTTTTCCAACCCCTCGATTCGCAGAGCATGGAGGCAAATCAAG GTGCTTTTTGTTCAATCCCGTGTGATATAATTTATAAGGGGGGAGAACAGCAATTTCAG gatcttgagctcaagaaGGCGAGG GGCATTATCGGTTGGGGGCCATTCCGAGGGTTGTATGCTTGGTTGCGACGTCCAAGTGGCCACTAG
- the LOC101785971 gene encoding uncharacterized protein LOC101785971 isoform X4, which produces MSEALCAAWRPAPSGEGAAGAASLHPFLSRPSPPPPPPFLTPSFLSDLALVELEGSMASEGSNGKVNGSTRRVRRPPASCKRLEGIERFPNLLFTMLGFFQPLDSQSMEANQGAFCSIPCDIIYKGGEQQFQDLELKKARLVSQSVEWFSVGRRL; this is translated from the exons ATGAGCGAGGCACTGTGCGCCGCTTGGAGACCGGCGCCAAGCGGCGAaggcgccgccggtgccgcctcgctccatcccttcctctctcgcccctcgccccctcctccccctcccttccTCACTCCCTCCTTTCTCTCAGATCTAGCGCTTGTGGAACTTGAGGGCAGCATGGCAAGCGAGGGCTCCAATGGCAAGGTGAATGGGAGTACTCGCCGGGTTCGCCGTCCGCCTGCGTCGTGCAAGAGGCTGGAGGGGATCGAGCGCTTCCCCAACTTGCTATTTACTATGCTAGGGTTTTTCCAACCCCTCGATTCGCAGAGCATGGAGGCAAATCAAG GTGCTTTTTGTTCAATCCCGTGTGATATAATTTATAAGGGGGGAGAACAGCAATTTCAG gatcttgagctcaagaaGGCGAGG CTTGTGTCCCAGTCTGTGGAATGGTTCAGTGTGGGCCGTCGCCTTTGA